In Solanum stenotomum isolate F172 chromosome 6, ASM1918654v1, whole genome shotgun sequence, one DNA window encodes the following:
- the LOC125868295 gene encoding probable serine/threonine-protein kinase PBL3, whose product MGNCVGSPARVEATLSSTTPSAYEASRFPDRKSNSSVPSSLSIPSYGRKSSSESLPTPRSESEILFSPNVKSFSFNELKNATRNFRPDSLLGEGGFGCVFKGWIDAQTLTASKPGSGIVIAVKKLKPEGFQGHKEWLTEVNYLGQLRHPNLVKLIGYCIDGDNHLLVYEFMPKGSLENHLFRRGPQPLNWATRIKVAIGAARGLAFLHDAKEQVIYRDFKASNILLDAEFNSKLSDFGLAKAGPTGDRTHVSTQVMGTQGYAAPEYVATGRLTAKSDVYSFGVVLLELLSGRRAVDNTKVGIEQNLVDWAKPYLGDKRKLFRIMDTKLEGQYPQKGAYTAANLAWQCLSSEPKLRPKMSEVLTALEELQSPKGVSKLSHTEHRAIPSPVAVSPLRHHRSPLHMTPSASPLQAYQKSPRGR is encoded by the exons aTGGGCAATTGTGTTGGTTCCCCAGCTAGAGTTGAAGCTACTTTGAGCTCTACTACCCCTTCTG CTTATGAAGCCTCAAGATTTCCTGACAGAAAAAGCAATTCTTCTGTTCCATCAAGCCTAAGTATTCCATCCTATGGTAGGAAAAGTAGTTCCGAAAGCCTTCCTACTCCGAGATCTGAAAGCGAAATATTATTTTCTCCTAATGTCAAATCCTTCTCATTCAATGAACTGAAAAATGCAACAAGGAATTTTAGACCTGACAGTCTTCTTGGGGAAGGaggatttggttgtgtttttaaAGGATGGATCGATGCGCAAACTCTTACTGCTTCAAAGCCTGGTTCTGGGATAGTGATTGCTGTCAAGAAATTGAAGCCTGAAGGTTTTCAAGGTCACAAGGAGTGGTTG ACTGAAGTTAATTACCTCGGGCAACTTCGTCATCCAAATCTGGTTAAACTCATTGGCTATTGCATCGACGGTGACAACCACCTTTTAGTCTATGAGTTCATGCCTAAAGGAAGCTTGGAGAACCATTTGTTTAGAA GAGGACCTCAACCTCTGAATTGGGCAACAAGAATTAAGGTGGCTATTGGTGCTGCTAGAGGCCTTGCTTTCCTTCATGATGCTAAAGAACAAGTCATATATCGAgatttcaaggcttctaatatTCTGTTGGATGCG GAATTTAATTCAAAACTGTCAGATTTTGGTTTGGCGAAGGCCGGGCCAACTGGTGATCGCACACACGTATCCACTCAAGTAATGGGTACACAAGGCTATGCTGCTCCAGAATATGTTGCTACAG GTCGTTTGACAGCAAAAAGTGATGTATACAGCTTTGGTGTTGTGTTGCTCGAACTGCTTTCAGGACGACGTGCAGTCGACAACACAAAGGTCGGTATAGAACAGAATCTTGTAGACTGGGCAAAGCCATATTTAGGAGACAAACGGAAGTTGTTTCGAATAATGGACACCAAACTAGAAGGCCAGTATCCCCAGAAAGGAGCGTATACAGCTGCTAACCTTGCTTGGCAGTGTCTAAGCAGTGAACCCAAGCTTCGCCCCAAAATGTCCGAGGTTTTAACTGCTCTTGAAGAACTTCAATCACCAAAAGGTGTTAGCAAACTCTCACATACTGAGCATAGAGCTATTCCCAGCCCAGTGGCTGTATCGCCTCTGAGGCATCATCGTTCACCCCTGCATATGACACCGTCTGCTTCTCCATTACAAGCCTATCAAAAGTCTCCTCGCGGAAGGTGA